The Chloroflexia bacterium SDU3-3 sequence GACCACATACCAGTCGCGCTGGACCTCCGCCGTCTTCTGCATATATGTCTTCATCAAGAATGCTCCAAAAAAATGTGGCCGAAACTGGCCGCTCTTATATCCGAACGTCCGACCGTGCTATATCTGGCGCTGGCTGCGGCACCGTCGGCGGGTATGAGACCGCCGTCAGGCACAGGCCGTGCGCCGGGGCCGTGCGCCCCGCCTTGCGGCGATCGCGACCAGCCAGGATCGTTGGTATCGCCGCTGGGTCCATCCGGCCCTCGCCGATCTGAACCACCGTACCGACAATATTGCGCACCATATGCTGCAAGAACGCGTTTGCCGCAATATCTATGGCGATCAGCTCCCGCCCGCGCTCCTCGACCGAGGAGCACCGAGCCAGGAAGCATGTCCGCACCGTCGTGCCCTCAAAGGCTGCGACGGTAAACGCGGCAAAATCGTGCGTCCCCTCAAAGTGCGCTAATCCCGCCTGCATCGCCGCCGTATCGAGCCGCTTGGGCACATGCAGCACGTGCCGTCGAGCGAGCGGCGACTCGACCGGGCTATGATCGATCAGGTAGCGGTAGTCGCGCCGGATGGCGCTATGCCGCGCGTGGAAGTCCATCGGCACATACCACGCCGCGTGGACCGCCACATCCTCAGGCAGGATGGCGTTCAGGCCGCGCTGGATCGTCTCCGGCTCCAGCCGCGTGCCCGTGCGCACATTCGCCACCTGGCCAAGCGCGTGAACCCCCGAGTCGGTGCGACCAGAGAGGGTCACCCGCTGGCACTCCTGGGTCAGCTGCTCCCACGCGCCCTCGATCTCGCCCTGTACCGAGCGGCCGTTCTTCTGCCACTGCGATCCGACAAAATCGGTGCCGTCATATTCGATTCGCAGGGCGACGTTCTTCATACAGGAAAAAGCGCTTTGAAGCGTTACAACGCCTAGAGCAGCTCGAGCACCGCCATCTCAGCGCCGTCGCCCTTGCGGGGGCCGACCTTGGTGATGCGGGTGTAGCCGCTGCTGCGGGTGGCGTACTGCTCGGGCGCGAAGGCAAACAGCTTGCGCATCGCATCCTTGTTGGCCAGCCGCGAGAGGGCCAGGCGGCGGTTCTGCGGCGTGTCGGCGCGGCCCAGGGTGATCAGCTTCTCGATGTGGGGCTGCACAACCTTCGCCTTCGCCAGCGTCGTCTGGATCTTGCGGTGCTCGATCAGGGCGATCATCTGGTTGCGGATCAGCGCCACGCGGTGCTCAGCCGAGGTGCCCGGCATCCGCTTCGGTTTTCCGTGTCGCATTGTCGTCTATCCTCAAAATACACCACAAGCCTGCCATATGCTGGCAGCCCTGTGATCAGTTCTATGCCTTTGTTATGCCGCCGAGCTGCCCAGGCTGGTGAGCGCGTGGCCGCTGTTTGGCAGCAGGTAGCCGCGATCGATCAGCTTGTCGCGGATCTCTTCCATCGACTTCTGCCCAAGGTTACGCACGCTGAGCAGCGCCTTCTCGTCCATCTCAAGCACCTGGCCCACCTTGGTGATGTCGGCCCGCTTGAGGCAGTTGTAGGTGCGCGTCGACAGGTCGAGCTCTTCGATCGGCGTGTCGTAGATATCCGCCGGGATGGCCAGGCCCTTCGTCACGTCCGCCGTCGTCTCCTGCTCGGTAGACGAGCGGTTGAAGTCGGCGATCGTCTGGCTGTACTGCACCAGCACCTGGGCGGCGTGGCTCAGCGCATCGCCGGGCTTGATCGTCCCATCGGTCCAGATCTCCAGCAGCAGCCGGTCGTGGTCGGTCGCCTGGCCCACACGTGTGTTCTCGACGACGTAGTTCACCTTCGGCACCGGCGTGAAGATCGCATCCACCGGGATCTCGCCGATCGGCAGCGCATCGCGCTGGTCAGCCGGGAGGTAGCCGTGCCCGCGCTCGACAGTCATCTCGATCTCGATCGAGGCATCATCCGAATCCAACGTGCAGATATAGTGATTCGGATTAACCAGCTCGACATTGCTTGGTGTGTCGATATCGCTTGCGCGCACCACCCCAGCACCCTGCTTCGACAGAAGAACTTTCACAGGGCGCTCGGCATACGAGCGCAGGCGAATACCCTTCGTGTTCAGCACGATCTCGGTCACATCCTCGCGGACGCCCTGGATCGTGGAGAACTCGTGGTACACGCCATCTATTTTTATCTTTGTAATCGCCGAGCCAGGAATTGACGAAAGCAATACCCGGCGCAGTGCATTCCCAAGGGTATGACCGTAGCCAGGGTCGAGCGGTTCGATCTTAAATCGCCCGTAATTCTCCGCCGCCTGCACTACCTCGATCTTGGGCGTGGCGATGTCAAGCACAGATCGCCTCCTTATAGATTTCAGATTGCCAGCCCCAGCCGAAGCCGGAGCCAGCAATCTGCAATGCTTTTCCTTTAGCGGCTGTAGAACTCAACGATCAGCGCCTCGTTAATAC is a genomic window containing:
- the truA gene encoding tRNA pseudouridine(38-40) synthase TruA, whose product is MKNVALRIEYDGTDFVGSQWQKNGRSVQGEIEGAWEQLTQECQRVTLSGRTDSGVHALGQVANVRTGTRLEPETIQRGLNAILPEDVAVHAAWYVPMDFHARHSAIRRDYRYLIDHSPVESPLARRHVLHVPKRLDTAAMQAGLAHFEGTHDFAAFTVAAFEGTTVRTCFLARCSSVEERGRELIAIDIAANAFLQHMVRNIVGTVVQIGEGRMDPAAIPTILAGRDRRKAGRTAPAHGLCLTAVSYPPTVPQPAPDIARSDVRI
- a CDS encoding DNA-directed RNA polymerase subunit alpha, whose amino-acid sequence is MLDIATPKIEVVQAAENYGRFKIEPLDPGYGHTLGNALRRVLLSSIPGSAITKIKIDGVYHEFSTIQGVREDVTEIVLNTKGIRLRSYAERPVKVLLSKQGAGVVRASDIDTPSNVELVNPNHYICTLDSDDASIEIEMTVERGHGYLPADQRDALPIGEIPVDAIFTPVPKVNYVVENTRVGQATDHDRLLLEIWTDGTIKPGDALSHAAQVLVQYSQTIADFNRSSTEQETTADVTKGLAIPADIYDTPIEELDLSTRTYNCLKRADITKVGQVLEMDEKALLSVRNLGQKSMEEIRDKLIDRGYLLPNSGHALTSLGSSAA
- a CDS encoding 50S ribosomal protein L17 translates to MRHGKPKRMPGTSAEHRVALIRNQMIALIEHRKIQTTLAKAKVVQPHIEKLITLGRADTPQNRRLALSRLANKDAMRKLFAFAPEQYATRSSGYTRITKVGPRKGDGAEMAVLELL